In the Cherax quadricarinatus isolate ZL_2023a chromosome 98, ASM3850222v1, whole genome shotgun sequence genome, one interval contains:
- the LOC138855520 gene encoding zinc finger protein 271-like, whose protein sequence is MSKINEECADATQTIEHPEDKIYQYSQCLNDSQNSKCVSPTIMKNKKIFECSVCLKHFTRKSALKTHTRIHTGEKPYQCSECLKKFSRKCHLESHQITHSGEKPYQCSECLKDFSRKSDLIIHIRIHTGEKPYQCSECLKSFNQISDLIKHKRIHTREKPYECSECLKHFSHKSYLTRHIKIHSGEKPYQCSECLKDFYRKSHLQSHKKIHTGEKPHQCSICLKYFSHKSDLIIHTRTHTGEKPYQCSECLKDFTQNSDLINHKRIHTGEKPYQCLECLKSFTHKSYLMNHIKSHTGKKPYQCSQCLKHFSRKYSLIQHVRIHTGEKPFQCLVCLKEFSRKPYLETHMKIHSGEKPFQCFECL, encoded by the coding sequence ATGTcaaaaataaatgaagaatgtgCTGATGCAACACAAACTATAGAACACCCTGAAGACAAAATATATCAATATTCACAGTGTCTAAATGATTCACAAAACTCTAAGTGTGTATCACCTACTATaatgaaaaacaaaaaaatattcgAGTGCTCAGTGTGTCTCAAACACTTTACACGTAAATCTGCTTTAAAAACACACACTAGAATTCATACTGgtgaaaaaccatatcagtgttccgAATGTTTAAAAAAGTTTTCCCGAAAATGTCATTTAGAGTCACACCAGATAACTCATAGTGGAGAGAAAccgtatcagtgttcagagtgtcttaaAGACTTTTCTCGTAAGTCTGATTTAATAATTCACATaagaattcatactggagagaaaccatatcagtgttctgagTGTCTAAAAAGCTTTAACCAAATATCTGACTTAATAAAACACAAAAGAATTCATACTAGAGAAAAACCATAcgagtgttcagaatgtctaaaACACTTTTCTCATAAATCATATTTAACGAGGCATATAAAAATTCAttctggagagaaaccatatcagtgttccgAATGTCTGAAAGACTTTTACCGGAAATCTCACTTACAATCACACAAGAAAATTCATACTGGGGAAAAACCACATCAGTGTTCAATATGTCTAAAATATTTTTCCCATAAATCTGACTTAATAATACACACaagaactcatactggagagaagccatatcagtgttccGAGTGTCTTAAAGACTTCACCCAAAATTCTGATTTAATAAATCACAAAAGAATTCATACTGGGgaaaaaccatatcaatgtttAGAATGTCTAAAATCTTTTACCCATAAATCTTATTTAATGAACCACATAAAAAGTCATACTGGAAAAAAACCGTATCAGTGTTCACAATGTTTAAAACACTTTTCTCGAAAATATAGTTTAATTCAACACGTGAGAATTCATACTGGTGAAAAGCCCTTTCAGTGTTTAGTGTGTCTAAAAGAGTTTTCCCGAAAACCTTATTTAGAAACACACATGAAAATTCATTCTGGAGAGAAACCTTTTCAGTGTTTCGAGTGTCTATAA